The following are encoded in a window of Aneurinibacillus migulanus genomic DNA:
- a CDS encoding sodium/solute symporter: protein MMQSLLEPKMILTILLMGTIVYITYLTKRSATASDYFVGGRSFGWFTNGSAIGGDYLSAATFLGIAGLTFQLGYDGAYYAFCFSIGLTLLAIFVAGPLRRFGAYTVADFLAYRFHSKRARLAAVAVVLAISGFYAAPQLLGAAQILSMFFGTSYEFGIIFTCTVMIFYVGVGGMKGTTLNQALELWIRLGAFILMVAAAIYGGLHYEKILAAISEFKGTISGTAQYATDAKDVEFDGTSWTGTGNYFPTFWQTVSMTIGLSLGTIGLPHILLRFYTNPSAKAARKSALMAIAIASVFFFFAVYLGAVGRSIFLSGAAEPQVMKDLVAGGNNMVVPSTAQALGGEWLLGLVIAGAFAAVFSNLSGLFIASSGALAHDLYATFVRKNDISERERVIAGKVAIIILGILYGILGLMVKTASIGHLVALAFTVAASTFTPIFILGIWWRGMTEKGAIAGLIIGLLASMYMIFFSSTLPEFLQFKIPGLITVPIGFLSVYIVSKLDRKVPADVNDFMRKVHSKESEAA from the coding sequence ATGATGCAATCACTACTCGAACCTAAAATGATACTAACCATTCTTTTAATGGGTACAATCGTATACATTACGTATTTGACCAAACGGAGCGCAACAGCATCCGACTACTTCGTAGGCGGACGGAGCTTCGGATGGTTCACCAACGGCTCTGCGATTGGTGGAGACTATCTGAGCGCCGCTACATTTCTCGGCATCGCTGGCCTTACCTTCCAGCTTGGTTATGACGGCGCATATTATGCGTTCTGCTTCTCGATTGGTTTGACACTGCTTGCGATTTTCGTAGCTGGCCCGCTTCGCCGCTTCGGTGCGTATACGGTGGCTGATTTTCTCGCTTATCGTTTCCATAGTAAACGCGCGCGTCTGGCAGCGGTGGCAGTCGTTCTCGCCATCTCCGGCTTCTATGCAGCCCCTCAACTTCTCGGTGCTGCACAAATTCTGAGCATGTTCTTCGGGACAAGTTATGAATTCGGTATTATTTTCACTTGTACGGTTATGATTTTTTACGTAGGCGTCGGCGGCATGAAAGGTACGACACTGAACCAGGCACTGGAGCTATGGATTCGCTTAGGTGCATTCATTCTAATGGTTGCGGCTGCCATCTACGGCGGTCTGCATTATGAGAAAATCCTAGCTGCCATTAGTGAATTCAAGGGTACTATCAGCGGCACGGCGCAATACGCGACAGATGCCAAAGATGTAGAGTTCGACGGTACATCCTGGACCGGTACAGGAAATTACTTCCCAACATTCTGGCAAACTGTATCTATGACAATTGGCCTTTCTCTCGGCACAATTGGCCTGCCGCACATCCTGCTTCGCTTCTACACGAATCCGAGTGCAAAAGCAGCGCGTAAATCAGCGCTTATGGCCATTGCAATTGCGAGCGTTTTCTTCTTCTTTGCTGTATATCTCGGAGCCGTAGGCCGTTCCATCTTCTTAAGCGGTGCCGCAGAACCTCAAGTTATGAAGGACTTGGTTGCAGGCGGCAACAACATGGTAGTACCCTCCACGGCACAAGCACTTGGAGGAGAATGGCTGCTTGGTCTCGTTATCGCAGGCGCGTTCGCAGCGGTTTTCTCCAACCTATCCGGTCTATTTATCGCAAGTTCCGGTGCACTAGCGCATGACTTATACGCTACATTCGTCCGTAAGAATGATATCAGCGAACGCGAGCGGGTCATTGCGGGCAAAGTTGCCATTATCATTCTTGGCATTCTTTATGGCATACTGGGGCTGATGGTTAAAACAGCCTCTATCGGGCACCTCGTAGCCCTTGCCTTTACTGTAGCAGCGAGCACGTTTACGCCAATTTTCATTCTAGGAATCTGGTGGAGAGGCATGACGGAAAAAGGCGCCATCGCCGGCTTGATTATCGGTCTCCTCGCTTCCATGTACATGATATTCTTTTCTTCTACCCTGCCGGAATTCTTGCAATTCAAGATTCCTGGTTTAATTACGGTACCAATAGGCTTCCTATCTGTCTATATTGTATCAAAACTCGATCGTAAAGTACCTGCAGATGTCAACGATTTCATGAGAAAAGTTCACTCTAAGGAATCTGAAGCCGCATAG
- the clpP gene encoding ATP-dependent Clp endopeptidase proteolytic subunit ClpP — MSTIPVVIEQTNRGERSYDIYSRLLKDRIIFLGSEIDDNVANSIVAQMLFLAAEDAEKDIHLYINSPGGSTTAGMAIYDTMQYIKPDVSTICVGMAASMGAILLVAGAPGKRLALPNSEIMIHQPLGGTRGQATDMMIHAERIIKIRQITNKIIADCTGQPFEKVEKDTDRDNFMMAEEAKEYGLIDKVVKKL; from the coding sequence ATGAGTACGATTCCTGTTGTCATTGAACAAACAAATCGTGGTGAGCGCTCGTATGATATTTATTCAAGGCTTCTGAAGGATCGCATTATATTTCTAGGCAGTGAGATTGATGATAATGTAGCGAACTCTATTGTGGCTCAGATGCTTTTTTTAGCTGCAGAGGACGCGGAAAAGGATATTCACTTGTATATTAATTCTCCTGGCGGTTCCACAACAGCGGGGATGGCGATTTACGATACAATGCAATACATTAAACCGGATGTTTCCACGATTTGTGTAGGTATGGCCGCCTCCATGGGAGCAATCCTTCTCGTTGCAGGAGCACCAGGTAAACGTCTTGCCTTGCCGAATTCTGAAATTATGATTCATCAACCTTTGGGAGGAACGAGAGGGCAGGCAACCGATATGATGATTCATGCGGAGCGTATTATAAAAATACGGCAAATAACCAATAAAATTATAGCTGACTGCACCGGTCAACCGTTTGAAAAGGTGGAAAAGGATACTGACCGCGATAATTTTATGATGGCGGAAGAAGCGAAAGAATATGGCTTGATTGATAAAGTAGTTAAGAAGCTATAA
- a CDS encoding tetratricopeptide repeat protein: protein MEDRIVLIKIRELQAMLEEKKYRECFTQFTQWIDNTRKEKSLYRTVASLIGRLQTEEEYRIAMRIAHEGCMFRYESFMERFAYRRLQTPQSRIWYAETLGGEGRWTEAESHLVSVLEEQDLEETVKRKAHLVLSRIMMEMRRFKSASLHLARVEELGEKRMLYHRGILYFYMGKWRRAEELFHEGTEKEKDDFAYHLMLCRLYGNRGEEEKVNATLEEAFMLHPDHPWLLREKIKLAEIKGDMAIFAECSQRMNEVTPHHEYQEYFAAVLHREQSEAACTVEKAEDAKDGEGKTRNEIMLQPVVQKYNYCVPTCVEMMAKRWGIQVHQDEIASHIFDGDGTKVYKAVEYMKRLELSGRYFVGTVERYRRLVDMGIPVMVSVSYPDSSHVQIIRGYDDECQSLLIQDPGMLQMQYVSYEGFAKRYAYDHYLSLAVTPREEEVDFSFLPEDEHEVFITADRFAKALEECRPDEEIEELKRSITGSLHQPYNLIQVVRHAGFFADKELIDSAVEELLGRYPNEEYFLLISAQAFIQMNEYGKAEEMLDRIKFPRYRDSYWFARGRVHYYKEEYEKAESCLHQALSYDATNHTIWSFLAMAAFYRNDLEVALRYSHISLEINSITPFTLLNHGTLLMDKGEYGRALALYTKLTRLSPGYGRVWYEKGRCHKERGEYELALSCFAEAQRQDPDVPLSYREQAGIYEYEHQDIERALEILEEGLQQLPGHTMLLMMKGDVLYRAERYEEAEAAFTSCIQSESDEDSYPYIMMARILYALEREEEVADILRQGEVYFAEEGYFLCHAGQLLWDIEPERERAVGLLTRGVLVAPPTNREAAVEMMVRCLQGTIYYRQGIDVLEELLNRTGEDTDILCYIGCLYEDNGDVEEAIKCFFRAREWDDTNTNTFPVYRLGEVALHTGDKAEAASYYRVCLEMDPDFTVAYERLAMIAGEQGDKEEERKRWLQVFHRLPQRFENLDEEFTHLLSLLEEKADWQNVIHKLEGWQGEVPEAWRLQALALVYEEAGEAERAEIYYQAVREYAPEDEEVQKRWISFLLTQQKNKEAEACLLEYLTKQPQSRVLAGVLADFLHRTKRGSRASRIVEELPVSKEEKSMLMLHYAERLEKRQLDEQEVFTNRKADGFVGRLLNGCRKFLHGSKGYIRISMLYEEAIEYNPENMKAYLWYSDFLEKSEMRDDAITWLRKGLEVRWDALCAAQLASVLYEKYWEHEEGKEEKFRIYLEEAGEWSERLLAELSGDPDFLRMAGFIFMNLEWLDQSEEAFQCCLALSRQAEAYYGLANVYRLKEEPERALEMYNECLKMDPSHEWATEEKKWLEETMMQADLEYVP, encoded by the coding sequence TTGGAGGATCGAATTGTATTGATTAAAATCCGCGAGTTGCAGGCTATGCTTGAAGAAAAAAAATATAGGGAATGTTTTACGCAATTTACCCAATGGATTGATAATACGCGCAAAGAAAAATCGCTCTATAGGACTGTAGCTTCACTTATTGGGCGATTGCAAACGGAAGAAGAGTACCGAATTGCTATGAGAATCGCACATGAAGGCTGCATGTTTCGCTATGAATCGTTCATGGAACGTTTTGCGTACCGTCGGCTGCAAACCCCACAGAGCCGCATCTGGTATGCTGAGACGCTGGGCGGGGAAGGGCGCTGGACGGAGGCGGAATCCCATCTGGTTTCCGTTCTGGAAGAACAGGATCTTGAGGAGACAGTTAAGCGCAAAGCACACCTGGTACTGTCACGCATAATGATGGAAATGCGCCGCTTCAAAAGCGCATCCTTACATTTGGCACGTGTTGAAGAGCTTGGAGAGAAACGCATGCTGTATCATCGGGGTATTCTGTATTTCTATATGGGAAAATGGCGTAGGGCCGAAGAATTATTTCATGAAGGGACAGAGAAGGAGAAGGACGATTTTGCCTATCATTTGATGCTGTGCCGTTTATATGGAAACCGTGGCGAGGAAGAGAAGGTTAACGCAACATTAGAAGAAGCATTTATGCTGCATCCGGATCATCCATGGCTTTTACGGGAGAAGATAAAGCTTGCAGAAATCAAGGGAGATATGGCGATATTTGCTGAATGTAGCCAGCGTATGAACGAGGTAACACCACATCATGAATATCAAGAATATTTCGCCGCTGTATTACATAGGGAGCAGTCGGAAGCTGCCTGCACGGTTGAAAAAGCTGAGGATGCCAAAGACGGGGAAGGCAAGACGCGTAATGAAATTATGCTACAACCCGTCGTACAGAAATATAATTACTGTGTTCCGACATGCGTAGAGATGATGGCGAAGCGTTGGGGCATTCAGGTTCATCAAGATGAAATAGCGTCACACATATTTGACGGAGACGGAACAAAAGTTTATAAAGCTGTAGAATACATGAAGCGTCTAGAACTCTCCGGCAGATACTTCGTTGGCACAGTAGAGCGATACCGCAGACTTGTTGATATGGGCATTCCGGTTATGGTGAGTGTTTCATATCCGGATAGTTCACACGTGCAGATTATCCGGGGGTACGATGACGAGTGTCAAAGCTTACTCATTCAAGACCCTGGAATGCTTCAGATGCAGTATGTTTCCTATGAAGGATTTGCGAAAAGATATGCTTACGATCATTATCTTTCTCTAGCTGTTACTCCACGAGAAGAGGAGGTGGATTTTTCATTTTTGCCTGAGGATGAGCACGAAGTATTTATAACGGCGGATCGATTTGCCAAAGCTTTGGAAGAATGTCGTCCAGATGAAGAAATAGAGGAGTTGAAGCGAAGTATAACCGGAAGCCTCCACCAACCGTATAATCTTATTCAAGTGGTAAGGCACGCAGGGTTCTTTGCCGACAAAGAATTAATTGACAGCGCAGTGGAAGAGCTACTGGGGCGATATCCGAATGAAGAGTATTTTCTTTTAATTTCGGCACAGGCGTTTATTCAAATGAACGAGTACGGGAAAGCGGAAGAAATGCTGGATAGAATAAAATTCCCTCGTTATCGAGACTCCTATTGGTTTGCACGGGGGCGTGTTCACTATTATAAAGAAGAGTATGAGAAGGCTGAATCCTGTCTGCATCAAGCCCTCTCCTATGATGCAACGAATCATACGATTTGGTCGTTTCTTGCTATGGCAGCGTTTTATAGAAATGACCTGGAAGTTGCTTTGCGCTATTCCCATATCTCGCTGGAAATTAACAGCATAACACCCTTTACATTATTGAACCATGGTACGTTACTGATGGATAAAGGAGAGTATGGGCGTGCTCTGGCGCTGTATACAAAGTTAACTCGACTGTCTCCTGGTTATGGACGGGTATGGTATGAGAAAGGAAGGTGCCATAAAGAGCGAGGAGAGTACGAATTGGCACTATCCTGCTTTGCGGAAGCACAGCGTCAGGATCCAGATGTGCCTCTGTCCTACAGGGAACAAGCCGGAATTTATGAATATGAGCACCAGGATATCGAAAGGGCGTTAGAGATTCTGGAGGAAGGTCTACAGCAGCTTCCTGGACATACAATGTTGCTTATGATGAAAGGGGATGTACTGTACCGTGCGGAACGGTATGAAGAAGCTGAAGCCGCTTTTACGTCTTGCATTCAAAGCGAGTCCGACGAAGATTCATACCCGTATATTATGATGGCGCGGATTTTGTATGCCCTTGAAAGAGAAGAAGAGGTCGCTGATATTCTTCGACAAGGAGAGGTCTATTTTGCTGAGGAAGGCTATTTTCTCTGTCATGCCGGCCAATTGCTCTGGGATATAGAACCAGAGCGTGAACGGGCAGTGGGATTACTAACTCGGGGAGTGCTGGTAGCTCCTCCGACAAATCGTGAAGCGGCGGTTGAGATGATGGTGCGTTGCCTACAGGGAACAATATATTATCGCCAGGGAATCGATGTACTTGAAGAATTGCTGAATCGTACGGGTGAGGATACGGACATTCTTTGCTATATCGGTTGTTTATACGAAGATAATGGCGATGTGGAAGAAGCGATCAAGTGCTTTTTCAGGGCACGTGAATGGGACGACACCAACACCAATACATTTCCGGTCTATCGCCTGGGAGAAGTAGCGCTGCATACCGGGGATAAAGCGGAGGCTGCTTCTTACTATCGCGTCTGTCTGGAGATGGACCCTGATTTCACTGTGGCGTATGAACGTCTAGCAATGATTGCAGGCGAACAAGGGGACAAAGAGGAAGAGCGTAAGAGATGGCTTCAGGTGTTTCACCGCTTGCCGCAACGATTCGAGAACCTGGATGAAGAGTTTACGCATCTTCTCTCTTTGCTGGAAGAAAAAGCGGATTGGCAGAATGTAATACATAAATTGGAAGGATGGCAGGGTGAGGTACCAGAAGCATGGCGTTTGCAGGCGTTAGCCCTCGTGTATGAGGAGGCGGGAGAGGCGGAGCGAGCTGAAATATACTATCAGGCCGTACGGGAGTATGCGCCGGAAGATGAGGAAGTTCAGAAAAGGTGGATTTCTTTCTTGCTCACACAGCAAAAAAACAAGGAGGCGGAAGCTTGTCTTCTGGAATATCTGACCAAACAGCCACAGAGCCGGGTGTTGGCTGGAGTGCTCGCCGATTTCTTGCATCGGACGAAGCGGGGCTCCCGTGCTTCTCGCATAGTAGAAGAACTTCCGGTTTCGAAAGAGGAAAAAAGCATGTTAATGCTTCATTATGCCGAAAGGTTGGAAAAGCGTCAATTGGATGAGCAGGAGGTATTTACGAATCGAAAAGCGGACGGATTTGTCGGAAGGCTGCTGAACGGATGCAGGAAATTCTTGCATGGAAGCAAAGGATATATCCGAATTTCTATGTTGTACGAAGAAGCGATTGAGTATAACCCCGAGAATATGAAGGCTTATTTATGGTATAGCGATTTTCTTGAGAAGTCGGAGATGCGCGACGATGCGATTACATGGCTTCGTAAAGGGTTGGAAGTCCGCTGGGATGCATTATGCGCCGCACAATTAGCCTCAGTGTTATATGAGAAATATTGGGAACATGAAGAAGGAAAAGAGGAAAAGTTCCGCATATATTTAGAGGAAGCGGGCGAATGGTCGGAGCGGCTGCTTGCCGAATTGTCGGGCGATCCTGATTTTCTCAGAATGGCAGGCTTTATTTTTATGAATTTGGAATGGCTCGATCAATCGGAGGAGGCATTCCAGTGTTGTTTGGCACTTTCCAGACAAGCAGAAGCGTATTACGGACTGGCAAATGTGTATCGGTTGAAAGAGGAACCAGAACGAGCGCTCGAAATGTATAATGAATGCCTGAAAATGGACCCATCCCATGAGTGGGCGACAGAAGAGAAGAAATGGCTTGAGGAAACGATGATGCAGGCGGATTTGGAATATGTGCCGTAA
- a CDS encoding RNA polymerase sigma factor encodes MAFKAAVHLAKEDLNEQFSEIIKSYSDVLRRYCLAITRSSWEAEDLMQETWLKAFVALTKQGTHSNPKAFLFRIASNTWIDKQRKQKVILDNGIDINTLAQENEEHTEEIKEALEIIVRHLPVKQQAVFLLTEAFKFTAAETAEMLEMTEGAVKAALNRARVKLRLLRESGLSYAEEKAYTQIIEDYRQILAKYQPEKIVLLTKQTYAGNTPTMLLAVA; translated from the coding sequence TTGGCATTTAAAGCAGCGGTACATTTGGCCAAAGAGGATTTGAATGAACAGTTTAGTGAAATAATCAAATCTTATTCTGACGTACTAAGGCGATATTGCTTGGCTATCACAAGATCATCATGGGAAGCTGAAGACCTTATGCAGGAAACCTGGCTAAAAGCATTTGTTGCCCTTACGAAACAGGGAACCCATTCTAATCCTAAAGCATTTTTATTTCGCATTGCATCAAATACCTGGATTGATAAACAACGAAAACAAAAGGTAATTCTCGATAATGGAATTGATATTAATACACTTGCGCAAGAAAATGAAGAGCATACAGAGGAAATAAAAGAAGCTTTGGAGATAATTGTCCGACATCTTCCTGTAAAGCAACAAGCCGTGTTTCTTCTTACCGAAGCGTTTAAATTTACAGCAGCTGAAACGGCTGAAATGCTTGAGATGACGGAAGGGGCGGTGAAGGCAGCCTTGAACAGAGCACGGGTAAAGTTAAGGCTTTTAAGGGAAAGCGGATTATCTTATGCCGAAGAAAAGGCTTATACGCAAATAATTGAGGATTACAGACAAATACTTGCCAAATATCAACCGGAAAAAATTGTGTTGCTTACAAAGCAAACGTATGCCGGGAACACACCAACAATGCTTCTGGCTGTCGCATAG
- a CDS encoding helix-turn-helix domain-containing protein: MYSIQLVMKDEHEKKKLKTWIQEEYPFQCVFIEREEPNRPPDILIIEIGGLFDWVRIHRIRKRNKECRIFPLIPPEWLHTSPLAIELKLQSMLVHPIKRNLFMRNIKRAIESLSSKGDGTFNYKDIYEQIQIEGGDGREDGPFREAFLRRLLRGEISTEQEIIQTRPFLPGEAVPNIVCFIQGFVRFPEREVNEGWEAPAIIQKYFTEQFSVFVPHLFFLPYRKHMVMLFRVPSPCASLRYWKEGHESMLRVIEKLEEKYGIYLYIGVGSVYREPLLLHHSYREGRKARRTPPYERLSLRYYEELTKDEQLQKCIDYIGEHYTEDLSATQVAAQINLSAPYFSRLFKKETGRSFVYYVTFVRMQRAVWLLRHTNQTIEQIAEELGFNTPNYFSCIFKKYAGLAPSEYRATKEIIFM, translated from the coding sequence TTGTACAGCATTCAACTAGTAATGAAGGATGAACATGAGAAAAAAAAGCTGAAAACTTGGATTCAGGAAGAGTATCCGTTTCAATGCGTATTTATAGAAAGAGAAGAGCCGAATCGCCCGCCGGATATTTTAATTATAGAGATCGGTGGTTTGTTTGATTGGGTACGCATTCACCGTATTCGGAAAAGAAACAAAGAATGCCGGATCTTTCCGCTTATTCCACCCGAATGGCTGCATACATCACCACTCGCCATTGAGCTTAAACTTCAATCTATGCTGGTCCACCCAATAAAGAGAAATTTGTTTATGAGAAATATAAAAAGAGCGATTGAATCCCTATCCAGTAAAGGTGACGGGACGTTCAATTATAAAGATATTTATGAACAAATCCAAATAGAAGGAGGGGATGGAAGAGAAGACGGCCCTTTTCGGGAAGCGTTTCTACGCCGTCTTTTGCGTGGGGAAATATCCACGGAACAGGAAATCATCCAGACTCGCCCTTTTCTGCCTGGTGAAGCAGTGCCGAATATCGTTTGCTTTATTCAGGGGTTTGTTCGCTTTCCTGAACGAGAAGTGAACGAAGGTTGGGAAGCTCCTGCTATCATTCAAAAATATTTTACAGAACAATTTTCTGTTTTCGTTCCCCATTTATTTTTTCTACCATATCGCAAGCATATGGTCATGCTGTTCCGCGTTCCGTCACCTTGCGCTTCTTTGCGCTACTGGAAGGAAGGACATGAAAGCATGCTGCGCGTTATCGAGAAGCTCGAAGAAAAGTACGGCATCTACCTGTATATCGGTGTCGGTTCCGTATACAGAGAACCGTTGCTCTTGCATCATTCTTATCGAGAAGGAAGAAAAGCGAGACGCACTCCACCATATGAACGGCTTTCGCTTCGTTACTATGAAGAACTTACGAAGGATGAACAGTTGCAGAAATGCATCGATTATATTGGGGAGCATTATACGGAAGACTTATCTGCTACACAGGTGGCGGCACAGATTAATCTAAGCGCTCCTTACTTTAGCCGCCTTTTCAAAAAGGAAACAGGAAGAAGCTTTGTGTATTATGTAACGTTCGTGCGAATGCAGCGTGCAGTATGGCTGCTGCGGCATACGAATCAAACCATCGAGCAAATCGCAGAAGAGCTTGGCTTCAATACGCCTAATTATTTCAGTTGCATTTTCAAAAAGTATGCTGGGCTTGCTCCGAGTGAGTACCGGGCTACCAAAGAAATAATCTTTATGTAA
- a CDS encoding DUF485 domain-containing protein codes for MANEYSEYDYVAAGTIDVSELPPLDAETGKIMKDEFSTGFKLSLFYYAFIFAIPILNWFAPDFMFSRMWGGMTYSWFFTGIIAMAMAFIIAYVHTTLYEKRIQKYQNNGSSLGKSEGRNIG; via the coding sequence ATGGCGAATGAGTATTCCGAATATGATTATGTCGCTGCAGGCACGATTGATGTGAGCGAGCTTCCACCGCTAGATGCCGAAACTGGAAAAATCATGAAGGATGAATTCTCCACAGGTTTTAAATTAAGTCTGTTTTATTATGCATTTATTTTCGCCATTCCGATTCTTAACTGGTTCGCTCCCGACTTCATGTTCTCTCGCATGTGGGGAGGCATGACCTATTCATGGTTCTTTACGGGCATTATCGCGATGGCCATGGCATTCATTATCGCTTATGTCCATACTACTTTATATGAAAAACGCATACAAAAATATCAGAACAACGGCTCCTCGCTCGGCAAATCTGAAGGGAGGAACATCGGATGA
- a CDS encoding N-acetylglutaminylglutamine amidotransferase: MCGICGVIRYDKDSVDESIVQRMLPALETRGPDAWGIHMEEGFGFGHRRLSIIDLSENGHQPMSDEELKLSIVYNGEIYNFLDLREELQRQGYSFRSTSDTEVLLKAYHAWGDEFVTRLNGMFAFCIHDQERGRFLLGRDRLGIKPLYYAEEGKAFYFASNTQALNEAGVIQPELSPEALHYYLSFHAVVPAPYTIFKNVKKLEPGTTMSIQKDGKKQVTSYWDVLFERKEALSEEEWTKRVLEELRQSVKRRMVSDVPVGALLSGGLDSSLIVALMAEANPQSLHTYSIGFEDVGTEEGNEFYYSDIIAKEFGTKHKKIFIDSRRLLPNIEKAISAMAEPMVSHDAVAFYLLSEEVSKETKVVLSGQGADEVFAGYHWYPKVMNGTRDPVTEYREAFFDRTHEEVMEALQVPYHGSDISGRFVTNHFAASGATEPVDKALRLDTRIMLIDDPVKRVDNMTMAWGLEARVPFLDYKLVELAASVPPELKVASNGKHILKKAGERVIPREVIYRKKGYFPVPALKYLRDEYLAFARDILSTEKARQRNLFNPIYIDKLLQAPEEHMTVLGGSKLWQLTVLELWLQKMGC; the protein is encoded by the coding sequence ATGTGTGGTATCTGCGGAGTTATTCGTTATGACAAAGACAGTGTAGATGAGAGCATCGTGCAACGTATGCTCCCAGCGCTTGAGACACGAGGTCCGGACGCTTGGGGAATACATATGGAAGAAGGATTTGGTTTCGGACACCGACGCCTGAGTATTATCGACCTATCAGAAAACGGCCACCAACCGATGAGTGACGAAGAATTAAAGCTTTCGATTGTCTACAACGGCGAGATTTATAACTTCTTGGACTTACGTGAAGAATTACAGCGGCAAGGATATTCTTTCCGTTCTACCAGTGATACGGAAGTATTGTTAAAAGCTTACCATGCCTGGGGCGACGAATTCGTTACACGACTAAACGGAATGTTTGCCTTCTGTATTCATGACCAAGAACGTGGACGCTTTCTGCTGGGCCGAGATCGACTGGGCATTAAGCCCTTGTATTATGCTGAGGAAGGAAAGGCGTTTTACTTTGCTTCCAATACGCAGGCATTAAATGAAGCCGGAGTTATCCAGCCGGAGCTCTCTCCTGAAGCGCTACATTATTATTTAAGCTTTCATGCTGTCGTGCCTGCCCCTTACACCATTTTTAAGAACGTTAAAAAGCTAGAGCCTGGAACGACAATGAGCATTCAGAAGGATGGGAAAAAGCAAGTCACTTCATACTGGGATGTACTGTTCGAACGAAAAGAAGCCCTATCAGAAGAAGAATGGACGAAGCGTGTGCTGGAAGAGTTACGGCAAAGTGTCAAACGGCGCATGGTCAGTGATGTACCGGTAGGTGCCCTGTTAAGCGGAGGACTGGATTCCAGCCTAATTGTTGCGCTTATGGCAGAAGCTAATCCTCAATCCCTTCATACGTATTCAATTGGCTTTGAGGACGTAGGAACAGAAGAAGGAAACGAGTTTTACTATAGTGATATTATCGCCAAAGAATTCGGTACAAAACATAAAAAGATTTTTATCGATTCACGCCGTCTTCTTCCAAATATCGAGAAAGCTATCAGCGCTATGGCTGAACCGATGGTAAGCCATGACGCGGTGGCCTTCTATCTGCTCTCGGAAGAAGTAAGCAAGGAAACGAAAGTTGTACTCAGCGGACAGGGGGCCGATGAAGTATTTGCCGGTTATCACTGGTATCCAAAAGTAATGAACGGAACACGTGACCCGGTGACTGAGTATAGAGAGGCTTTCTTCGATCGTACTCACGAGGAAGTGATGGAAGCACTGCAAGTCCCTTATCACGGCTCCGACATATCGGGTCGATTCGTCACCAATCATTTTGCTGCATCAGGAGCTACGGAGCCTGTAGATAAAGCACTTCGCCTAGATACACGCATCATGCTGATTGACGATCCTGTTAAGCGCGTAGACAACATGACAATGGCCTGGGGGCTAGAGGCCCGTGTCCCATTCCTTGACTATAAACTGGTCGAATTGGCCGCTTCTGTCCCGCCGGAGCTTAAAGTTGCAAGCAATGGCAAACATATCTTAAAGAAAGCGGGAGAACGCGTAATCCCACGCGAAGTTATTTATCGGAAAAAAGGATATTTCCCTGTTCCCGCCCTTAAGTATTTACGTGATGAGTATCTTGCATTTGCACGTGATATTCTGTCTACAGAAAAAGCAAGGCAGCGCAACTTATTTAATCCAATCTATATAGACAAATTGCTGCAGGCGCCAGAAGAGCATATGACTGTATTAGGTGGAAGTAAACTGTGGCAGTTAACTGTGCTTGAATTATGGCTGCAAAAGATGGGGTGTTAA
- a CDS encoding dienelactone hydrolase family protein — translation MKKNLIHEIRNEYNRIYVLGYSVGATTAWLCSEEKCDGVIGYYGSRIRDYLEINPKCPVLLFFPQQEKSFNVDELIASLNKKSNVYTKKFAGNHGFADPYSINFCEESSTQSFESMMKFIKDIHG, via the coding sequence ATGAAAAAAAATCTGATACACGAAATCAGAAACGAATACAACCGTATATATGTATTGGGATATAGTGTAGGTGCTACTACTGCATGGTTGTGTAGTGAAGAAAAATGTGATGGGGTTATTGGCTATTACGGCTCCCGCATAAGGGATTATCTTGAAATCAATCCAAAATGCCCTGTATTGCTTTTCTTTCCACAGCAGGAGAAATCATTTAATGTCGATGAACTAATTGCGTCCTTAAATAAAAAAAGTAATGTCTATACGAAAAAATTTGCTGGGAACCATGGGTTTGCTGATCCGTATTCAATAAACTTTTGCGAAGAATCATCTACGCAATCATTTGAAAGTATGATGAAATTTATTAAAGATATACACGGTTAA